A genomic stretch from Natronomonas gomsonensis includes:
- a CDS encoding pyridoxal phosphate-dependent aminotransferase: MSQDSLPLADRTERVSRSPIREMFDLAHEYRDRDLVHLEIGEPDFDTPEHIIDAASEALRDGATHYTSSTGTSELRNAISDDLGSEYVYDPESEIIVTAGAVEALALACITVVDPDDEIIIPSPAWPNYQIQSIMTGAEVVDVPLDEAEGFALDTDLLIDQMSDETAAVLLTSPSNPTGQIFDTSSTAEVVEAAAEHDAYVIADEVYKDIVYDQEFQSVAGSTAHPEHVITVGSCSKTYSMTGWRVGWFAADETVVDAALEFHESIVTCAPAPSQKAAVEALTGDQSPVQSMLSAFSERRDYVVDRVDDLPNISCPEPDGAFYAFLDCSELEADSTTIAKQLLEEHGVVVVPGVGFGDHLDDYIRISFANSLDRLELGFDRIESYLESAETR; this comes from the coding sequence ATGAGTCAAGATAGCTTACCGCTAGCCGATCGGACTGAGCGAGTCAGTCGCTCACCAATTCGGGAGATGTTCGATCTCGCTCACGAGTACCGAGACAGAGACCTCGTCCATCTGGAGATCGGTGAGCCGGACTTCGACACGCCGGAACACATCATCGATGCGGCATCGGAAGCGCTTCGGGACGGTGCGACCCACTACACGTCAAGTACTGGCACCTCGGAACTACGGAACGCCATTTCGGATGACCTCGGTTCGGAGTACGTCTACGACCCCGAGTCAGAGATCATTGTCACAGCAGGGGCCGTAGAAGCCCTGGCGCTGGCGTGTATAACTGTAGTTGATCCAGATGACGAAATTATCATACCGTCACCTGCTTGGCCGAACTACCAGATACAGTCGATTATGACCGGGGCTGAAGTGGTTGACGTCCCGTTGGATGAAGCCGAAGGGTTCGCGTTGGACACCGATCTTTTGATCGACCAAATGTCCGATGAGACTGCCGCAGTTCTCCTCACGTCACCATCGAACCCGACGGGACAGATATTCGATACTTCTTCGACGGCGGAGGTCGTCGAAGCGGCCGCTGAACACGATGCCTACGTCATCGCTGATGAGGTGTACAAAGACATTGTCTATGACCAGGAATTCCAATCGGTCGCCGGCAGCACTGCACACCCGGAACACGTCATCACGGTCGGTTCCTGCTCGAAGACGTATTCGATGACTGGATGGCGTGTTGGCTGGTTTGCAGCCGATGAAACGGTCGTCGACGCAGCGCTTGAATTCCACGAAAGCATCGTAACGTGTGCTCCAGCCCCCTCTCAGAAAGCCGCCGTCGAAGCGTTAACCGGTGACCAATCGCCGGTTCAATCGATGCTCTCCGCCTTCAGCGAACGGCGGGACTACGTCGTCGACCGCGTCGACGACCTCCCGAATATCTCCTGTCCCGAACCCGATGGTGCGTTCTATGCGTTTCTCGATTGTTCGGAACTTGAGGCCGACAGCACGACCATCGCTAAACAGTTACTCGAAGAACACGGTGTAGTGGTCGTACCAGGCGTTGGCTTTGGGGACCACCTCGATGATTACATCCGCATTAGTTTCGCGAACAGTCTCGACCGCCTTGAACTTGGGTTCGACCGAATCGAATCGTATCTGGAGTCAGCCGAGACCCGTTGA
- a CDS encoding DMT family transporter yields MVRQRYYPLFAGILWGTAYPSLQIVLKSFTPTQVVLFRVVLGTVFLGGVLAVTYGRESFAISRSQLLPLTALGWTSVALFYLLQTVAVQYSTPVNVSFIISTYPMFVSVAAPLLLSTRVKLTDAVGLSVAVIGVYIIVGDGRIINLFDSPTIIGDLLAFGGSLSFMTYLLLTRHWNERLNIDYLSLTFFAHLLSIPPLAVFFIFSGEIAPTTATAPSVLMLGYLAIVVTGCGLLLLNAGLEQTSAPVAALRLLVIPLVSTLLSVVILGEPLTVPKIVGGVAISTGIILQAVFSEN; encoded by the coding sequence ATGGTGAGACAGCGGTACTACCCATTATTCGCTGGCATACTGTGGGGAACAGCATATCCTTCACTACAGATCGTTCTCAAGTCATTCACGCCTACACAAGTGGTTCTCTTCCGAGTCGTCCTTGGAACGGTCTTTCTCGGGGGCGTGCTTGCAGTAACTTACGGTCGGGAATCGTTTGCTATTTCTCGGTCACAACTACTGCCACTTACCGCTCTTGGCTGGACGAGTGTCGCACTGTTTTATCTGCTACAGACTGTCGCAGTTCAATATTCAACACCGGTGAACGTCTCATTTATCATTTCAACGTATCCGATGTTCGTCTCCGTCGCCGCACCGCTTTTACTGTCTACACGCGTTAAACTGACTGATGCCGTCGGTCTATCTGTTGCTGTTATCGGTGTGTATATTATCGTCGGTGATGGCCGTATTATCAACCTTTTTGATTCGCCAACTATCATCGGTGACCTCCTCGCGTTCGGCGGTTCGCTCTCATTTATGACCTATCTACTGTTGACACGCCACTGGAACGAACGGCTCAATATTGATTACCTCTCGTTGACCTTTTTTGCGCATCTCCTTTCGATTCCGCCGCTTGCAGTGTTCTTTATTTTTAGTGGTGAAATCGCACCGACAACGGCTACGGCCCCATCAGTGCTTATGCTGGGTTACCTAGCTATCGTCGTCACTGGTTGTGGACTGTTGTTACTCAATGCCGGACTTGAACAGACATCCGCGCCAGTCGCGGCCCTCCGACTGCTAGTCATTCCTCTTGTTTCGACACTACTTTCGGTTGTCATCCTTGGAGAACCACTGACAGTCCCCAAAATCGTCGGTGGTGTTGCTATCAGTACCGGAATCATACTCCAAGCCGTGTTTAGCGAGAATTAA
- a CDS encoding universal stress protein, with the protein MTVLAAVNGKETPDRVLSVANDIAMNHDEELRVLHVISEEMYEDRSESTDDYFRDDAVHDAKQVVRRVARETLGGDEHITPIGRVGSPAEGILDAIDSEDPSYIVLGSRKRTPVGKALLGSTTQSVLLHTSVPVIAVPDES; encoded by the coding sequence ATGACTGTGCTGGCAGCCGTAAACGGCAAAGAAACACCAGATCGTGTTCTCAGCGTCGCGAATGACATAGCGATGAACCACGATGAAGAATTACGCGTTCTCCACGTTATTTCAGAAGAGATGTACGAGGATCGGTCTGAATCGACTGATGATTACTTTCGGGACGATGCGGTTCACGACGCCAAACAAGTGGTTCGTCGAGTCGCCAGAGAGACGCTCGGAGGTGATGAACACATAACGCCCATCGGTCGTGTTGGTTCCCCTGCAGAGGGAATCCTCGATGCAATTGACTCAGAAGACCCGTCCTACATCGTGCTTGGATCACGAAAACGTACACCCGTCGGCAAGGCCCTTCTAGGGAGTACGACCCAATCGGTACTACTGCACACGTCGGTTCCAGTTATCGCCGTTCCGGATGAATCGTAG
- a CDS encoding DMT family transporter yields METTFLPVLFALATAFAFAVSTVLVRVGVQESSPLVALVVTMAVNVVVLWTLSVVQYDVHINLWAWRWFILAGVFAPALGRLANYVGIQRVGVNLVSPITNMNPLVSVFLAIALLGERLTLSGYGGVLLAVGGGVVLSTVRGDGEIQVRKTDLLYPVFGAVTYGSVQIFRKLGTRLVAEPTIGAAVNLTTSFVLVTLGLAVTGRLETFSTSNRDLLTFGAAGIVSSLGLASLYTALSLGNVTIVTPIFNASPLFVFLLTGLFFREDELFSRRVIVGTVGIVAGVVVLTMST; encoded by the coding sequence ATGGAAACAACATTTCTGCCGGTTCTATTCGCACTCGCAACGGCTTTCGCATTTGCCGTCTCAACTGTGTTAGTTCGTGTGGGTGTCCAAGAATCAAGCCCGCTTGTCGCCCTCGTGGTTACAATGGCTGTGAACGTCGTCGTTCTGTGGACTTTGAGTGTGGTCCAATATGATGTCCACATTAATCTCTGGGCGTGGCGATGGTTCATCCTTGCTGGAGTATTCGCGCCAGCACTCGGGCGGTTAGCTAACTACGTTGGTATCCAACGAGTCGGTGTGAATCTCGTCTCACCGATTACCAATATGAACCCACTTGTCTCTGTTTTCCTTGCAATCGCTCTGCTCGGTGAACGACTGACACTCTCTGGCTATGGCGGTGTTTTACTCGCTGTCGGAGGGGGCGTCGTCCTCTCTACTGTTCGAGGCGATGGAGAAATTCAAGTCCGGAAGACTGACCTCTTGTATCCTGTGTTTGGGGCCGTCACTTACGGGAGTGTGCAAATATTTCGGAAGTTGGGGACCAGGTTGGTGGCAGAACCTACGATCGGTGCTGCAGTGAACCTCACGACATCCTTCGTACTTGTCACCCTTGGCCTCGCGGTGACAGGTCGGTTAGAGACGTTCTCGACATCGAACAGGGACCTACTCACGTTCGGAGCCGCCGGAATCGTTTCTAGTCTGGGTCTCGCATCATTATATACGGCACTCAGCCTCGGTAACGTAACTATTGTCACTCCAATATTCAACGCGTCGCCGTTGTTCGTTTTCTTATTGACTGGGTTGTTTTTCCGCGAAGACGAACTGTTCAGTCGACGGGTAATCGTGGGGACTGTCGGCATCGTCGCTGGGGTCGTTGTATTGACTATGTCGACCTAA
- a CDS encoding aspartate dehydrogenase, translated as MSVSVGLVGCGTIGREIAQRFADGTITADLTAVYDRNQEKCQTVADTFAETDRPITADAFSDLFKTADLVVEAAGQSAVSDVAVPGLEAGCDVLLLSVGALADADLRDRIFRTATHEQQRIHVPSGAIAGLDAVKAAALTGDLETVSLTTRKNPAGLAGANYLVENDIDVHAFDEARTVFEGPATEAAIAFPSNINVAMALSLAGIGPDETNVRIVADPDEDNNVHQIEATGGMGTIETTVRNVPSPTNPKTSYLAAISAIEKLRGMSTTVSVGT; from the coding sequence ATGTCTGTTAGCGTAGGACTCGTCGGCTGTGGGACCATCGGTCGTGAAATCGCTCAGCGGTTCGCTGATGGAACTATTACTGCCGACCTCACTGCCGTTTACGATCGAAACCAAGAGAAATGCCAGACCGTCGCTGACACGTTTGCTGAGACCGACCGTCCGATTACAGCTGATGCGTTCTCTGACCTGTTCAAAACTGCCGATTTAGTCGTTGAGGCAGCCGGCCAATCGGCGGTCTCCGACGTTGCTGTTCCCGGTCTCGAAGCCGGCTGCGACGTGCTCCTGTTGAGCGTCGGGGCGCTGGCTGACGCCGACCTGCGCGATCGCATCTTCCGAACTGCCACCCACGAGCAACAGCGGATTCATGTTCCCTCGGGTGCGATTGCCGGTCTCGACGCGGTGAAAGCTGCCGCCCTGACTGGCGACCTCGAGACGGTATCACTCACGACAAGGAAAAATCCGGCCGGGCTTGCGGGCGCGAACTATCTCGTGGAGAACGACATTGACGTACACGCGTTCGACGAGGCGAGGACTGTGTTTGAAGGGCCGGCCACCGAAGCTGCGATAGCGTTCCCATCAAATATCAACGTCGCGATGGCTCTAAGTCTGGCTGGAATCGGTCCGGACGAGACAAACGTTCGCATCGTTGCCGATCCGGATGAGGACAACAATGTACACCAAATTGAGGCAACTGGGGGGATGGGTACTATCGAAACCACTGTTCGGAACGTTCCTTCTCCAACGAACCCTAAAACGAGCTACCTCGCTGCAATCTCGGCTATCGAAAAGCTCCGAGGCATGAGTACTACTGTAAGCGTCGGTACCTGA
- the hcaB gene encoding 3-(cis-5,6-dihydroxycyclohexa-1,3-dien-1-yl)propanoate dehydrogenase — MTWLDNQVALVTGGGSGLGRAVVERFLAEGAQVAVLDVDRERLDDLDDEYDDITTIHGDVTSLADNERAVSTAVDSFGRLDVFVGNAGVFDDNVSLPELDADDIGANFAELFEVNVLGYILGARAALPELVETEGRMVFTASQASFNSDGGGILYVPSKHAIAGIVRQLAFELAPTVRVNAVAPGYVPTDLSATDSLGGERSIVSPDDFDASNHPLEIVPTPEDYTGAYVLLASPENSKPMTGTIIRADLGRSVRGITSVAGRATEFVTDGL; from the coding sequence ATGACGTGGCTCGACAATCAGGTAGCACTGGTCACAGGGGGCGGCTCCGGGCTCGGGCGTGCGGTTGTCGAACGGTTCCTCGCGGAGGGCGCACAGGTCGCCGTCCTTGATGTGGACCGGGAGCGACTCGATGACCTCGACGACGAGTACGACGACATCACGACTATACACGGTGACGTGACATCGCTCGCGGACAACGAACGAGCGGTCTCGACGGCCGTCGATTCCTTCGGTCGTCTTGACGTATTCGTCGGCAACGCCGGGGTATTCGACGACAACGTCTCGCTGCCAGAGTTGGACGCCGACGACATCGGGGCAAACTTCGCCGAACTGTTCGAGGTCAACGTGCTGGGGTACATTCTCGGTGCCCGCGCTGCGCTCCCCGAACTCGTCGAGACGGAGGGTCGTATGGTGTTCACCGCCTCGCAGGCAAGTTTCAACTCCGACGGTGGTGGCATCCTCTATGTCCCTTCGAAACACGCCATCGCGGGCATCGTCCGCCAGTTGGCGTTCGAACTGGCGCCGACAGTCAGGGTCAACGCCGTCGCGCCTGGTTACGTACCGACGGACCTGAGTGCCACCGACTCGCTGGGCGGTGAGCGCAGCATTGTCTCACCGGACGACTTCGACGCCTCGAACCATCCGCTCGAAATCGTGCCGACTCCCGAGGATTACACCGGGGCGTACGTACTTTTGGCTTCGCCGGAGAACTCTAAACCGATGACTGGGACCATCATCCGTGCGGACCTCGGTCGGTCCGTCCGTGGCATCACATCGGTCGCGGGGCGAGCCACTGAGTTCGTTACCGACGGCCTCTGA
- a CDS encoding ABC transporter substrate-binding protein — protein sequence MAERVTHANRRNVLKATGSAIAVGSLAGCLGNGGGGDDSSTVSFTLGHGIASEEPLWLMDAKSDILEHWGDAYEVDFKGFPANNQRLQAFQAGELQAGTSAAITAIFSTDSGLPLTVVANIAQEREDTFHEKFLVRPDSDMDGLNKESLEGKKIGICAFKSWCDLWAQSAVRSVGLEPGEDVELVKTPFPSMPDAVSEGQVDTAMFPPVFERMGMQKHDLEPIFNVIDTTGWEHDLMELWFSTQFLERNGDVVEKFLQDYSTAVDYYNNNIEESKNAIHDAGFVQTPKETYVDLPNYTHQVQPLTESLKKVNNLAADIGWIEEPVDIDNLYNLDYLP from the coding sequence ATGGCTGAGAGAGTCACTCATGCAAACAGGCGGAACGTACTGAAAGCAACTGGTAGCGCGATTGCTGTCGGTAGTCTAGCAGGCTGTTTAGGCAATGGCGGTGGTGGTGATGACTCGTCTACAGTATCCTTCACGCTAGGGCATGGAATCGCGTCCGAAGAGCCGCTTTGGCTTATGGACGCCAAATCCGATATCCTCGAACATTGGGGTGACGCATACGAGGTTGATTTCAAAGGCTTCCCGGCTAACAACCAGCGTTTGCAGGCGTTCCAAGCAGGCGAACTGCAAGCCGGTACGTCGGCAGCGATTACGGCAATCTTCTCAACCGACAGCGGCCTTCCGCTCACTGTTGTCGCGAACATCGCCCAAGAACGGGAAGATACGTTCCACGAGAAGTTCCTCGTTCGGCCTGATTCGGACATGGATGGACTCAACAAAGAATCGCTTGAAGGTAAGAAAATCGGCATCTGTGCGTTTAAATCGTGGTGTGATCTCTGGGCACAGTCGGCGGTGCGAAGCGTTGGACTCGAACCTGGCGAGGACGTCGAACTCGTGAAGACGCCGTTCCCCTCGATGCCAGATGCAGTAAGTGAGGGACAAGTCGATACTGCGATGTTTCCACCAGTGTTCGAAAGGATGGGAATGCAGAAGCACGACTTAGAGCCGATATTCAACGTTATCGATACGACGGGATGGGAACACGACCTGATGGAACTTTGGTTCTCAACCCAGTTCCTTGAACGGAATGGCGATGTCGTCGAGAAGTTCCTCCAGGACTATTCGACAGCTGTTGACTACTACAACAACAATATCGAAGAATCCAAGAATGCCATCCACGACGCCGGGTTCGTCCAGACGCCGAAGGAGACGTACGTCGACCTGCCAAACTACACCCATCAGGTCCAGCCACTCACGGAGAGCCTGAAGAAAGTCAACAACCTTGCCGCCGATATCGGATGGATTGAAGAACCCGTCGACATCGACAACCTCTACAATCTCGATTATCTTCCCTGA
- a CDS encoding VOC family protein, whose amino-acid sequence MIDGATHYGLNVSDMDDALAFYRDLLGLDVDRQFPISDVQSDIVGVDDVEGDITFLDAGGFFIELIAYDAPPNDNIHDTASGHDVGVAHLCLEVEDVWKLYEELNEEAEFVEEPKRVGNGAQITYMRDPDGNYVELMESPDE is encoded by the coding sequence ATGATTGATGGTGCCACACACTACGGGCTGAACGTCTCGGACATGGACGACGCGCTGGCGTTCTATCGCGACTTGCTCGGACTCGACGTAGACCGGCAGTTTCCAATTAGCGACGTACAGAGCGATATTGTTGGGGTCGATGATGTCGAAGGGGACATCACGTTCCTCGACGCAGGTGGGTTCTTTATCGAACTTATCGCGTACGACGCACCGCCGAACGACAACATCCATGACACGGCGTCGGGCCATGATGTAGGGGTGGCCCACCTCTGTCTCGAAGTCGAGGACGTCTGGAAACTCTACGAAGAACTGAACGAGGAAGCTGAGTTCGTCGAGGAACCGAAGCGGGTCGGTAATGGGGCACAGATAACCTATATGCGTGACCCAGATGGCAACTACGTCGAACTGATGGAGTCGCCGGATGAGTAA
- a CDS encoding aromatic ring-hydroxylating oxygenase subunit alpha, with the protein MSHEVDQSASTPQTDFGRVEQLLDRMDETLEDGEVPMQILNDDAVHQLELERIFGQTWVYVGHESEVPEPGDYRQRTIGEDPFIFVRGEDGEFRVLFNSCRHRGANICRAEKGNTSHFRCPYHGWTYKNTGDLVGVPQKSGGFDHLDAEEKGLHEAPHVESYNGLVFACVAPEVEPLEEFLGGATWFLDMYFDLIDMEVIGDPHRWEVENDWKTPTENFYGDNYHIPMGHKSAIDAGVGSDTATGEKESNLIGIADCDGHGFSFYQIESDEDSYWGHPPEIVETFNHDALPDDQHEVARKSGVTLGTIFPNLSFIFLGGRDDPEKESVGTFLLRKWEPRGAGKMEVVNWVLAPKDAPEEYKERVYEVGMSNFSPSGNFEVDDVGIWYGIDEAAGSVFARQNEDVNTLFTMGRGEDPAATVYEDWVGPGTAYLEGGMTDENQLDFYRTWHEAMTSEGGSQ; encoded by the coding sequence ATGTCACACGAAGTTGACCAATCAGCGTCGACTCCCCAGACCGATTTCGGTCGGGTAGAGCAACTCCTTGACCGGATGGACGAGACACTCGAAGACGGCGAGGTACCGATGCAGATTCTGAACGATGATGCTGTCCACCAACTGGAACTCGAACGGATTTTCGGGCAGACGTGGGTGTATGTCGGCCATGAGTCCGAAGTTCCCGAGCCAGGAGACTACCGTCAACGGACCATTGGTGAAGACCCATTTATTTTCGTCCGCGGCGAGGACGGCGAGTTCCGCGTCCTGTTCAACAGCTGCCGCCACCGGGGGGCGAACATCTGCCGAGCGGAGAAGGGCAACACCTCGCACTTCCGGTGTCCCTACCACGGCTGGACGTACAAGAACACGGGCGACCTCGTCGGTGTACCGCAGAAGTCGGGCGGCTTCGACCACCTCGATGCCGAGGAGAAGGGACTCCACGAGGCGCCTCACGTTGAGTCGTACAACGGCCTCGTGTTCGCCTGCGTCGCTCCGGAGGTAGAACCCCTCGAGGAGTTCTTGGGTGGTGCGACATGGTTCCTTGATATGTATTTCGACCTCATCGACATGGAGGTCATCGGCGACCCCCACCGTTGGGAGGTCGAGAACGACTGGAAAACACCGACTGAGAACTTCTACGGCGACAACTACCACATACCGATGGGACACAAGTCGGCCATCGACGCCGGCGTGGGAAGCGACACAGCGACCGGCGAGAAGGAAAGCAACCTCATCGGCATTGCAGACTGTGACGGCCACGGATTCAGCTTCTACCAAATCGAGTCCGACGAGGACAGCTACTGGGGTCACCCGCCGGAGATCGTCGAAACGTTCAATCACGACGCCCTCCCCGACGACCAACACGAGGTCGCCCGGAAATCGGGCGTGACGCTGGGAACCATCTTCCCCAATCTCTCCTTTATTTTCCTAGGTGGCCGCGACGACCCGGAGAAGGAGTCGGTTGGGACGTTCCTGCTCCGGAAGTGGGAACCCCGTGGCGCGGGGAAGATGGAGGTCGTCAACTGGGTCCTCGCCCCGAAGGACGCCCCCGAGGAGTACAAAGAGCGCGTCTATGAGGTCGGCATGTCGAACTTCAGCCCGTCTGGGAACTTCGAGGTCGACGATGTCGGCATCTGGTACGGTATCGACGAGGCCGCCGGCAGCGTCTTCGCCCGCCAGAACGAAGACGTGAATACGCTGTTCACGATGGGGCGAGGCGAGGACCCGGCGGCAACTGTCTACGAGGACTGGGTCGGGCCCGGCACCGCGTACCTAGAGGGCGGCATGACCGACGAGAACCAACTCGACTTCTACCGGACTTGGCACGAGGCCATGACCTCCGAGGGAGGTAGTCAATGA
- a CDS encoding aromatic-ring-hydroxylating dioxygenase subunit beta, with product MSESVPSPTLRAECEEFLYHTAELLDDRKLSEWHDLVTEDIDYRVPIRTTRERSNSTEFSDNSFHMKEDWGTLKVRTERMQSDFAWSEDPPSRTRRQVSNVRIVEDDGEEVQLKNNLLIFRQQGDETDPDILSMERHDTLRRTDEGFKLAERLVLLDHTIIPTNTLSIIL from the coding sequence ATGAGCGAATCAGTTCCGAGCCCGACACTCCGCGCTGAGTGCGAGGAGTTCCTCTACCACACGGCGGAACTGCTAGACGACCGCAAACTCTCGGAGTGGCACGATTTGGTAACCGAGGATATCGATTATCGCGTCCCCATCCGGACGACCCGTGAGCGGTCGAACAGTACGGAGTTCAGCGACAACTCGTTTCACATGAAGGAGGACTGGGGGACGCTGAAAGTACGGACCGAGCGGATGCAAAGCGATTTTGCGTGGTCCGAGGACCCACCGTCGCGCACCCGCCGCCAAGTCAGCAACGTCCGCATCGTCGAGGACGACGGCGAAGAGGTCCAGCTCAAAAACAACCTCCTCATCTTTCGCCAGCAGGGCGACGAGACCGACCCGGATATCCTCTCGATGGAGAGACACGACACGCTTCGACGGACCGACGAGGGCTTTAAACTCGCCGAGCGACTCGTCCTGCTCGATCACACAATCATCCCGACAAACACCCTTTCAATCATCCTATGA
- a CDS encoding alpha/beta hydrolase family protein produces the protein MEPTPSDIDLRTINYEADDGRQLDGFEITSDAETFEGEHTCVIFLHGLRGFALGAGISPIAYPLAREGIQCVSINKRNSGKEYERSDFAEIDRDIAGAVEWATAQGATEVVVWGRSLGATEAAYYQGKRNDPDVDAVVLAAPFADIRERSTRGYFEAVSDDPDEAYENFVDEARDLVDAGRGNEIVALPRPVDGDIEYIPMTAESFLSYRSPESKCATIDWTPDIEVPLLLIPHSSDRNVTPAEAEEIAETATASSLVEVEPIAADHFFTGSEGRVAELTASFVKRARDHQ, from the coding sequence ATGGAGCCTACACCATCGGACATCGACCTTCGCACGATTAACTACGAGGCCGACGACGGCCGCCAGCTAGATGGCTTCGAGATAACAAGCGACGCCGAAACGTTCGAGGGTGAACACACCTGCGTCATCTTCCTGCACGGCCTGCGTGGGTTCGCGCTCGGCGCGGGTATCTCTCCGATTGCCTACCCGCTCGCCCGTGAGGGTATCCAGTGTGTGTCCATCAACAAGCGGAACAGCGGAAAGGAGTACGAGCGTTCCGATTTCGCGGAGATCGACCGCGACATCGCGGGCGCAGTCGAGTGGGCGACGGCACAGGGTGCCACCGAAGTCGTCGTTTGGGGCCGGAGTCTCGGTGCCACTGAAGCAGCCTATTATCAGGGGAAGCGGAACGACCCGGACGTCGATGCGGTCGTCCTTGCCGCCCCCTTCGCCGACATCCGCGAGCGGTCGACCCGTGGCTACTTCGAGGCCGTTTCCGACGACCCTGACGAAGCCTACGAGAACTTTGTCGACGAAGCCCGAGACTTGGTCGACGCTGGTCGGGGCAACGAAATAGTTGCGTTGCCACGCCCGGTTGACGGCGATATCGAGTATATCCCGATGACAGCCGAATCGTTCCTATCGTACCGGTCGCCGGAAAGCAAGTGTGCGACCATCGATTGGACGCCCGACATCGAGGTACCACTTCTGCTCATTCCGCATTCATCGGACCGGAACGTCACACCTGCGGAAGCCGAGGAGATCGCTGAGACGGCAACAGCTAGTTCCCTCGTCGAGGTCGAACCCATCGCGGCGGACCACTTTTTCACGGGTAGCGAAGGTCGGGTCGCAGAGCTCACCGCGTCGTTCGTCAAGCGCGCACGCGACCATCAATAA